One Plasmodium vinckei vinckei genome assembly, chromosome: PVVCY_09 genomic region harbors:
- a CDS encoding DEAD/DEAH box helicase, putative: protein MKEKLVALWKQKILLKHQAKLILYPNQSRYLRTHGKVHMGLNKDNKNGENVNNQNSMQNGESINKAGPKQTAQHEPNEEEKNIYKEMTKKLYKKYNYYEIGSNPNNVYQNCKKNYAYINELNIHKMLLLGLKKLNITELNNMQINTFLTIQQGKDVLLNYPDGSGKTLAYILPIINNIYFIHDYLEKIILDSYEDGENSSISQNYKSNNKFNIYKEMGKYLLKYSYYKNNAIFEDNTIEVHKKMNRRENDNFNLLPTKFEKDLQNKNDNTYKHSQLLGRHSKKINLKKNESTSNQIDCQNGNINNISIMNKLIEIIKINNINLSNLNSSEQNNSELQILNNILKNGKIEKKKNIPNNLNVYEQTYRYLIRNPLQINKTVVIITINKDNISQIINFIKKIDILNRINIQTLNDVPFVDSEKGRENEIRNGDTPEDKYNSFYTQFDVANLQVDKVNYLNNPVLCNKEIMWVVADILVTTPDIFLNTYKNIGFEKNSNKPIIPSIIIFDEVDMLFQNNAYRNTMMNIFQIIKKRPEIYNPHINISERNIENINKEIDNILISNNKDKKNKLNTHPNIELDQKFSLNINEQSVLEKVPKNNNLKNDEKSVIQLIFISSTLPSVGHTTVGSMLNERFSNLVDIVSNFNYKIPKNVQTQWIELNKEKIINLYLFNTQYNNSENNKIEETLQDFSLSNKINQLEISSFEHRLDILIYVLKKYHEFTMKYVELFDNVNCSGENDENLKKFYEHWNKKSKTLTNKLELINKFPIYKTIVFVNSVKECFKIYNFLKKHNWPVYNFHKNLSLNSRIQSLHNFSNATIGILITTDLLSRGIDTKNVDHVINFHFPGDAITYLHRLSKINRLSSDTNNLESTKMDITSSKDKHFLVTNFISATNTQLANSIKNFDNNNISLLSLFSRKKSFKMKNKRKDPETNVNKKYIDIDSIQNIELDINDAKLNKMLQIFPNEKYEENTKSTIQSLQNQQDHISKYGKNDSYHQNETSLNMPTTNTATYGDTSKNPHLQAPFTMFSLNQDEDESDDEDFEQNEANSKYNIYQDILRDAKQPYKESHNFSNKQFEGKNNKLPSWDNVQFDHQKYVIERFKNKECHLVGQVKRGKLILNNFESNNNDDDLLF from the coding sequence atgaaagaaaaacTAGTAGCACTAtggaaacaaaaaattttattgaaGCACCAAGCCAAGCTTATTTTGTATCCGAACCAGAGTAGATATCTTAGAACCCATGGGAAAGTACACATGGGCTTGAACAAAGACAACAAAAATGGTGAAAACGTAAACAATCAAAATTCTATGCAAAATGGTGAAAGCATAAACAAGGCAGGTCCTAAGCAAACTGCTCAACACGAGCCaaatgaagaagaaaaaaacatttacaaagaaatgacaaaaaagttatataaaaaatataattattatgaaatTGGAAGTAATCCAAATAATGTTTATCAAAATTGtaagaaaaattatgcatatataaacgAATTAAATATCCATAAAATGTTATTGTTaggtttaaaaaaattaaatattactGAACTTAATAATATGCAAATTAATACATTCCTTACTATCCAACAAGGGAAAGATgttcttttaaattatccTGACGGGTCAGGTAAAACattagcatatatattaccaattataaacaatatctattttattcatgattatttagaaaaaataattttagaCAGTTATGAAGATGGTGAGAATAGTTCAATCAGCCAAAATTAcaaatcaaataataaatttaacatatataaagaaatgggaaaatatttacttaaatattcttattataaaaataatgccATCTTTGAAGATAACACTATTGAagtacataaaaaaatgaatagaAGAGAAAAtgacaattttaatttacttccaacaaaatttgaaaaggatctacaaaataaaaatgacaaTACTTATAAACATTCTCAACTACTTGGTAGACattccaaaaaaataaacttaaaaaaaaatgaatctACTTCAAATCAAATAGATTGTCAAAATGGAAACATAAACAATATTAGCATTATGAATAAACTaattgaaataataaaaattaataatatcaaTTTAAGTAATTTGAATAGTTctgaacaaaataatagtgagttacaaatattaaataatattctaaaaaatggaaaaatcgaaaaaaaaaaaaatattccaaataatttaaatgtgTATGAACAAACATATAGATATTTAATTCGAAATCCgttacaaataaataaaacagtagtcataataacaataaataaagataatattagtcaaattattaattttataaaaaaaattgatataCTAAATAGAATTAATATTCAAACATTGAACGATGTTCCTTTTGTAGATAGTGAAAAAGGTagagaaaatgaaatacgAAATGGCGACACGCCAGAAGACAAATATAACAGTTTTTACACCCAATTTGATGTTGCTAATTTACAAGTTGATAAAGTAAATTATCTTAATAATCCAGTTTTAtgtaataaagaaataatgtGGGTAGTTGCAGACATTTTAGTAACAACACCAGatatatttcttaatacatataaaaatattggatttgaaaaaaattcaaataaacCCATAATTCCAtcaatcattatttttgatgAAGTAGATATGCTTTTCCAAAATAATGCTTATAGAAATACAatgatgaatatatttcaaattataaaaaaaaggcctgaaatatataacccacatataaacataagcgaaagaaatattgaaaatataaacaaagaaatagataatattttaataagcaataataaagacaaaaaaaataaattaaacaCACATCCAAACATTGAGTTAGATCaaaaattttctttaaatattaatgaacaATCGGTATTAGAAAAAGTGcctaaaaataataatttaaaaaatgacgAGAAATCAGTTATTCAactaatttttatttcttcgaCCTTACCATCTGTTGGACATACTACAGTGGGAAGTATGCTCAATGAAAGGTTTAGCAACTTAGTTGATATAGTAagtaattttaattataaaattccTAAAAATGTTCAAACACAATGGatagaattaaataaagaaaaaataattaatttatatttattcaatacacaatataataatagtgaaaataataaaatcgAAGAAACATTACAagatttttcattatcaaataaaataaatcaacTAGAAATTTCATCATTTGAACATCGACttgatattttaatttatgttttaaaaaagtatcATGAGTTCACAATGAAATATGTAGAACTATTTGATAATGTAAACTGTTCAggtgaaaatgatgaaaatcttaaaaagttttatgAACATTGGAATAAGAAATCAAAAACATTAACCAACAAACttgaattaataaataaatttccaatttataaaacaattGTATTTGTAAATAGTGTAAAagaatgttttaaaatttataactttttaaaaaaacataactggcctgtatataatttccaTAAAAATCTATCCTTAAATTCTAGGATACAAAgtttacataatttttcaaatgcAACCATTGGAATTTTAATAACCACAGATTTGTTAAGTAGAGGTATtgatacaaaaaatgttgatcatgtaattaattttcatttccCAGGTGATGCTATTACATATCTTCATAGACTTAGCAAAATAAATCGGTTAAGTAGTGATACTAATAATTTAGAATCAACAAAAATGGATATTACTTCATCTAAAGATAAACATTTTCTTGTGactaattttatttctgcTACAAATACACAGCTAGCTAATTCAATCAAAAATTttgacaataataatataagtttattatcattattttctagaaaaaaatcatttaaaatgaaaaataaaagaaaagatCCTGAAACTAatgtaaacaaaaaatacatagATATAGATTCAattcaaaatattgaaTTAGATATAAATGATGCAAAACTTAACAAAATGCTTCAAATATTTCCTAACgaaaaatatgaagaaaACACAAAATCAACTATCCAATCACTACAAAATCAGCAAGAtcatatttcaaaatatggaaaaaatgattCTTATCACCAAAATGAAACTTCTTTAAATATGCCCACTACAAATACTGCAACATATGGTGATACTTCGAAAAATCCACATCTTCAAGCCCCTTTCACAATGTTTTCATTAAATCAAGATGAAGACGAAAGTGATGATGAAGATTTTGAACAAAATGAAGCTAACTCaaagtataatatttatcaaGACATATTACGTGATGCTAAACAACCATATAAAGAATCCCATAACTTTAGTAATAAACAGTTtgaaggaaaaaataataaacttCCCTCATGGGATAATGTCCAATTTGATCatcaaaaatatgtaattgagagatttaaaaataaagaatgcCATTTGGTTGGACAGGTAAAACGAGGGAAACTTATTTTAAACAACTTCGAAAGCAACAACAATGACGATGACTTGCTGTTTTAA
- a CDS encoding DNA replication ATP-dependent helicase/nuclease DNA2, putative — protein sequence MGEMNKTKILDYFEKLIKLENIYENKEIELCYEHLNKEELVEKGILLNSLTIKNVTKHYGGNNNSYVLKLVKKKKSVDTNDLSDDENLENFNHNLFSKGSIIHFSKKRKKYKIDNDKNVTVNDNIGIYTCTVNKIKKNKINILINNIDMLCKELNISNPYMLSEKSYFDICLVNSEISTNRQIQAIQLIKNTLENPTDILKILFLDRVPTQSPFLKKILSLFSEHNQEEIEKIEKVEKVEKEDQTNQIDSNSVTTQGSDINMSNYIYRCNKIEWGNKNLNWNQKKAVYHCLYSDNIFCIHGPPGTGKTTVLCEVIFQLIKNRNCKILVTGPSNVSVDNILDKCVSMNIKNVFRIGLKSKIKKTLWNYSYDEKIKECDSYKLCADIDNDIEKLKSEILKLKKKKKNEKSYFDRRSIMNLKYEIKVLNKSKKKKRNIFFKELMEKNNVVFSTCSSSSNYELNKFVKLSNFLFDVVCIDECCQCTEPLCYIPISLAKKNVFLFGDHKQLSPLIKYNKNNNKLNITMFERLISKYKESVSFLLNIQYRMNHNILLWSNKIFYENKLNSHESCKNIKVDDIVGDKKGQLKNGKNEQGEKKKKNQKNKKKGKNFNHTDNKKEDDSSNENNEINSEEVEIKKYKYYPITWIETDGFDEFLDDTKDEDMINFEMKEKKSNQTKSADNNDDTKKGMKKGDTKKEVSNKTDSTKREDNLEVNETKAKTKHGSKSNDINKDNETNEEDRICKLNDAELNDIVKINVDEIINLSNKSRGNIGEAYFIYKLIEYMIKKDKICPNDICVITPYSKQMNILRNIFYDNIFNNKNYINDYKKIEISTVDSFQGREKEIVIFSLVCSNYFKNIGFLKDYRRLNVAITRAKRHIVIVGNSNTISNDDVLNELYETVLDHGKVYLVNELIDVESMIDFCAF from the coding sequence ATGGGAGAAATGAATAAAACAAAGATTTTggattattttgaaaagcTAATTAAATTAGagaatatttatgaaaataaagagaTTGAATTATGTTATGaacatttaaataaagaagaatTAGTTGAAAAAggaattttattaaatagtttgacaattaaaaatgttacaaAACATTATGGAGggaataataattcttatgttttaaagttagtaaaaaagaaaaaaagtgtGGACACCAATGATTTAAGTgatgatgaaaatttagaaaattttaatcataatttatttagtaAGGGAAgtataatacatttttcaaaaaaaagaaagaaatataaaattgataatGACAAGAATGTAACAGTGAATGATAATATAGGGATTTATACATGCAcagttaataaaataaaaaaaaataaaataaatattttaataaataatatagatatgTTATGTAAAGAActtaatatttcaaatcCATATATGTTATCTGAAAAATCTTATTTTGACATATGTTTAGTTAATAGTGAAATATCTACAAATAGACAAATTCAAGCTATccaattgataaaaaatacattggAAAATCCAACAGACATATTAAAGATCTTATTTTTGGATCGAGTCCCGACTCAAAgtccttttttaaaaaaaatattgtctCTTTTTTCTGAACACAATCAGGAAGAGATTGAGAAGATTGAGAAGGTTGAGAAGGTTGAGAAGGAAGATCAAACTAATCAAATAGATTCCAATTCAGTAACTACCCAAGGAtcagatataaatatgtcaAACTATATTTACAGgtgtaataaaatagaatGGGGAAATAAAAACTTAAATTGGaatcaaaaaaaagcaGTATATCATTGTCTTTATTCTgataacattttttgtatacatGGGCCACCAGGAACAGGAAAGACAACTGTTTTATGTGAAGTTATATTtcaattaattaaaaatcgaaattgtaaaattttAGTTACAGGACCAAGTAATGTGTCAGTAGATAATATACTAGACAAGTGTGTAagtatgaatataaaaaatgtttttcgTATAGGgttaaaaagtaaaattaaaaaaacattatggAATTATAgttatgatgaaaaaataaaagaatgtgatagttataaattatgtGCAGATATAGATAAtgatattgaaaaattaaaatctgaaattttaaaattaaaaaaaaaaaaaaaaaatgaaaaaagttATTTTGATAGACGAAGTATaatgaatttaaaatatgaaattaaagtattaaataaaagtaaaaaaaaaaaaagaaatatattttttaaagaattaatggaaaaaaataatgttgtATTTTCAACATGTTCTAGTAGTTCTAAttatgaattaaataagtttgtcaaattatcaaattttttatttgatgtTGTATGTATAGATGAATGTTGTCAATGTACTGAGCCATTATGTTATATACCAATTTCGttagcaaaaaaaaatgtcttTTTATTTGGTGATCATAAACAATTATCAccattaattaaatataataaaaataataataaattaaatattactaTGTTTGAGCGTTTGataagtaaatataaagaaagtGTATCTTTTTTGTTGAATATACAATATAGAATgaatcataatattttattatggtcaaacaaaatattttatgaaaacaaattaaattcACATGAGtcttgtaaaaatataaaggtTGATGATATTGTAGGAGATAAGAAAGGGCAATTGAAAAATGGTAAAAATGAACAAGgggagaaaaaaaaaaaaaatcaaaaaaataaaaaaaaaggaaaaaattttaaccatactgataataaaaaggaagATGATTCATCTAATGAAAacaatgaaataaattcaGAGGAagtggaaataaaaaaatataaatattatccTATTACTTGGATAGAGACAGATGGTTTTGATGAATTTTTAGATGACACAAAAGATGAAGATATGATAAATTTTGAGatgaaagaaaagaaaagtaACCAAACAAAAAGTGCcgataataatgatgacACTAAAAAGGGTATGAAGAAAGGGGATACAAAAAAGGAAGTAAGCAATAAGACTGATTCAACAAAACGAGAAGACAATTTAGAGGTGAATGAAACAAAAGCAAAGACTAAACATGGTAGCAAATCAAATGATATCAATAAAGATAATGAAACTAATGAGGAAGATAGGATATGCAAATTGAATGATGCCGAATTAAATgatattgtaaaaataaatgttgaTGAGATCATAAATTTAAGTAATAAATCTAGAGGTAATATTGGAGAagcttattttatttataaattaattgaaTATATGATTAAAAAGGATAAGATATGTCCAAATGATATATGTGTTATAACCCCATATTCTAAACAGATGAATATActaagaaatatattttatgacaacatttttaataataaaaattatatcaatgattataaaaaaattgaaatatCAACAGTTGATTCATTTCAAGGAcgagaaaaagaaattgttattttttcattagtatgttcaaattattttaaaaatattggaTTTCTTAAAGACTATAGAAGATTAAATGTAGCAATAACTCGAGCTAAAAGACATATAGTTATTGTTGGAAATTCAAACACAATTTCCAATGATGATGTTTTAAATGAATTGTATGAAACCGTTTTAGATCATGGGAAAGTATATCTTGTCAATGAACTAATAGATGTAGAATCAATGATTGATTTTTGTGCATTCTAA
- a CDS encoding protein kinase, putative, whose amino-acid sequence MGNTNSSETKNYIKFDKYYYIGDLNVDNLPHGRGLILYENGDSFFGHFINGKKHGQGIYIDQNLIKYISYWAYGNILNKVKVKRFDNDAVYLFYYKNGLIDHCKVYDYISKKKKKKKNNVLLVDSEIQNWEEKNVDNQKDETIDIPNDKHKVKNDILKYKKKKNISDDINSLNNSIFYSSCESTFKSIGSDYISDFEHEENKFEKVKENKSSTNFENDNIMDNKKVGEDMSEENIMLRLKDIINNNTDLKIENYELWNKEQVAHWLSLCSVPMKWVVSVYKNNISGQKLNNINLHYIRNKLEILPYGQAIKLLQLIKNLRVTAYNTRLANTLNLEEYENYLKKKIKKKKKREKNKREKKKKEKKDDADIAMSSSQIDIFQKDDQKIIMNKQIKSMINQKNVNDKSFSDKIKNGFLQGNTNIKNLQNFVINTIWDKNKDEFEKPIEENNSPMHVEKEKELNTNEDSTKKVVTELKKDKYTNVQKRISMLKNVDSEYNESESSNTSITETLSTSSDSSFTNIHSDESSKGFHEKREHTSIASNEEKEVKEPNLFPNINSKNETNLLNNSSPTKLQNELPKPSHSSGSETSFSSSSSEKSSETFSSSSFCSEHSEMDNFHDSNKIVKYSNNIYINSTLAFSYIYSFIIPPENLTFLYQIKNYYIRDSENDLNPNNEIDFFDKFNFYKNREMAKNGKEYTKPQKMKSRVFRGRYMGKDVAIKVLVGNIKNFTKFHKVLYKLYILRHTNIALIMGVSISYPFVFIIYEYVKNLCLFSYLHCIKYKHIYFSKLLKYYQKKYPNQNDQQKHDTQNEQTYSSSTSTKSFDTNSSNMNNIKVKNKNNSKYRYINKINSTFRNKNNILCGNYHYLFQKKKNNIPISHEHKNSDRISFTNESQNLLTNKTYKKKINKKLDFKVKIKINRPYVFPPLQEDLNFYFEKKKQKNKILFSYLKTHSYYKSKKCDDRKNKLSDQQIMKIIIGITLGCSYLEKQKVQFLNLKPTNILLDESLNAKISDFGIKEIEQCLDTNINYSYIVFPNNLIKFNNQHFKNKIKKIKIVNKDSEDMLHVFSAQNNIYKYNTREIDIPSNIHDSVFFWTAPEILKGEKNTRLYSDVYAYGIILWELMTNSIPFNYRFKSHLVASVGYAKEKLSFQNIPPYIKNLIKSCINRDIYKRPTFDEILIELSMIYEKINPKEEDALMSFMDG is encoded by the exons ATGGGAAATACAAACTCTAgtgaaacaaaaaattatattaaatttgataagtattattatattggtGATTTAAATGTAGATAATTTACCACATGGTAGGGGATtgatattatatgaaaatggaGATTCCTTTTTCGGccattttataaatggTAAAAAACATGGACAAGGAATATATATCGatcaaaatttaataaaatatatttcatattgggcatatggaaatattttaaataaagttaAAGTTAAACGATTTGATAATGATgctgtttatttattttattataaaaatggtcTAATTGATCATTGTAAAGTTTATGActatatatcaaaaaaaaaaaaaaaaaaaaaaaataatgtattacTAGTAGACAGTGAAATACAAAATTgggaagaaaaaaatgtcgATAACCAAAAAGATGAAACCATTGACATACCTAATGATAAACAcaaagtaaaaaatgatatactaaaatataaaaaaaagaaaaatatatctgaTGATATCAActctttaaataattccATATTCTACTCATCATGTGAGTCTACTTTTAAATCAATTGGCTCCGATTATATTTCCGATTTTGAACATGAAGAAAACAAGTTTGAAAAGGTGaaggaaaataaatcatctacaaattttgaaaatgataacaTAATGgacaataaaaaagtagGAGAAGATATGtctgaagaaaatattatgctAAGGTTGAAggatataataaacaataatacagatttaaaaatagaaaattatgaacTATGGAATAAAGAACAAGTAGCACATTGGCTTAGCTTATGTAGTGTACCTATGAAATGGGTTGTAagtgtttataaaaataatatttctggacaaaaattaaataacaTAAACTTGCATTACATAAGAAATAAACTTGAAATCTTACCATATGGGCAAGCTATTAAACTTTTGCaacttataaaaaatttacgtGTCACTGCATATAATACACGCCTTGCTAATACCCTAAACTTAGAAGAGTATGAAAATTatctcaaaaaaaaaatcaaaaagaaaaaaaagagagagaaaaataagagagagaaaaaaaagaaagaaaaaaaagacgaTGCAGATATAGCAATGTCAAGTAGCCAAATAGACATTTTTCAGAAAGAtgatcaaaaaataataatgaacaaGCAAATTAAATCAATGATAAaccaaaaaaatgttaatgaTAAATCGTTTtcagataaaataaaaaatgggtTTCTTCAAggaaatacaaatataaaaaatttacaaaattttgtaataaatacaatatgggataaaaataaagatgaaTTTGAAAAGCCaattgaagaaaataattctcCTATGCAtgttgaaaaagaaaaggaaTTAAATACTAATGAAGACAGTACAAAAAAAGTAGTAacagaattaaaaaaagataaatataCTAATGTTCAAAAAAGAATATCCATGCTAAAAAATGTGGATAGCGAATATAATGAATCAGAATCAAGCAATACATCTATCACAGAAACACTATCAACCTCTTCAGACTCATCCTTTACAAATATACATTCTGATGAATCCTCGAAAGGATTTCATGAAAAACGGGAACACACATCTATTGCATCAAACGAAGAAAAGGAAGTAAAAGAGCCAAATCTTTTTCCTAATATCAATtctaaaaatgaaacaaacttactaaataattcaagcccaacaaaattacaaaatgaACTACCTAAACCATCCCATTCCTCAGGTTCAGAAACTTCCTTTTCATCATCTTCATCTGAAAAATCGTCAGAAACTTTTTCATCatcttcattttgttcCGAACATAGCGAAATGGACAATTTTCATGACAGCAacaaaatagtaaaatatagcaacaatatatatatcaatagTACTTTagcattttcatatatatatagcttTATAATACCTCCAGAAaatttaacatttttatatcaaataaaaaattattatattagaGATTCagaaaatgatttaaaCCCAAACAATGAGATCGATTTTTTCGACAAATTCaacttttataaaaatcgtGAAATGgctaaaaatggaaaagaatatacaaaacctcaaaaaatgaaaagcaGAGTATTTAGAGGTAGATATATGGGTAAAGATGTAGCTATAAAAGTTCTAGTAGggaatattaaaaattttacaaaatttcataaagttttatataagctatatattttaagacATACTAATATAGCATTAATAATGGGTGTTTCAATAAGCTAtccttttgtttttataatatatgaatatgtaaaaaatttatgtctattttcttatttgcattgtataaaatataaacatatttatttcagcaagcttttaaaatattatcaaaaaaaatacccCAATCAAAATGATCAACAAAAACATGATACACAAAATGAACAAACCTATTCTTCATCAACGTCAACCAAATCTTTTGACACTAACTCAtctaatatgaataatataaaagtaaaaaataaaaataatagtaaataccgatatataaacaaaattaattccACGTtcagaaataaaaataatatattgtgtggtaattatcattatttattccaaaaaaaaaaaaataatattcctATATCGCATGAACATAAAAACAGCGATCGAATAAGCTTCACAAATGAGTcacaaaatttattaacaaataaaacatataaaaaaaaaataaataaaaaattagacTTTAAAGtgaaaatcaaaataaatagacCATATGTTTTCCCACCACTTCAAGaagatttaaatttttactttgaaaaaaaaaaacaaaaaaataaaattctaTTTAGCTATCTAAAAACCCATTCCTAttataaatcaaaaaaatgtgatgacaggaaaaacaaattatctGATCAgcaaataatgaaaatcatcat AGGCATCACCTTAGGTTGCTCATATTTGGAAAAACAAAAg gTACAATTTCTGAACCTCAAACCGACTAATATTTTACTTGATGAATCTCTAAATGCAAAAATATCAGACTTTggaataaaagaaatagagCAATGCCTAGatacaaatattaattattcttATATAGTGTTTCCAAATAATCTAatcaaatttaataatcaacatttcaaaaataaaattaaaaaaataaaaattgtgaaTAAGGATTCAGAGGATATGCTTCATGTATTTAGTGcccaaaataatatttataaatataatacaagAGAAATTGACATACCTTCAAACATCCATGActctgtttttttttggacAGCCCCCgaa ATATTAAAAggggaaaaaaatacacgCTTATATTCAGACGTATATGCTTATGGTATTATATTATGGGAACTG aTGACAAATAGTATCCCTTTTAATTATCGTTTTAAATCTCATCTTGTG GCTTCAGTTGGATATGccaaagaaaaattatcctttcaaaatattccgccttatataaaa AATTTAATAAAGAGCTGTATTAATAGggacatatataaaagacCTACATTTGACGAAATTTTAATTGAGCTTTCAATGATATAcgaaaaa ATTAACCCTAAGGAAGAGGACGCTTTAATGTCTTTTATGGATGGATAG
- a CDS encoding U6 snRNA-associated Sm-like protein LSm4, putative — translation MVFPLTLLKCSQNQPVMVELKNGETYSGFLVFCDRFMNLHMKNIICTSKDGDKFWKISECYVRGSSVKYIRVQDQAIENAIEETAEQKSRNAGRGRGGVRGSGRNRGRGFGRGTDKRGGRAGNIRTAGRGGY, via the exons ATGGTG TTTCCTTTAACTTTGTTAAAATGTTCTCAAAATCAACCAGTG ATGGTTGAGCTAAAGAATGGAGAAACATATAGTGGATTTTTAGTATTTTGTGATCGATTTATGAATTtgcatatgaaaaatataatatgcacATCAAAAGATGGAGATAAATTTTGGAAAATATCTGAATGCTATGTTAGAGGAAGTAGTGTGAAATATATTCGAGTGCAAGATCAAGCTATAGAGAATGCCATTGAGGAAACAGCTGAAC aaaaatcGAGGAACGCTGGAAGAGGCCGAGGTGGCGTAAGAGGAAGTGGACGTAACAGAGGTCGAGGATTTGGAAGGGGAACAGACAAAAGAGGCGGAAGAGCTGGAAATATAAGAACAGCTGGACGAGGAggatattaa